The following are encoded together in the Daucus carota subsp. sativus chromosome 5, DH1 v3.0, whole genome shotgun sequence genome:
- the LOC135152790 gene encoding uncharacterized protein LOC135152790: protein MLDAASGGALWAKSYDEAYELIEMMAANKSKNPTQRLHQVKAAGVLDVDATTALTAQINALTMKIDSLANLGVQPPPNVCELCAGAHSSDQCAISSESAQFVSTFQRSQQPAPATYHPNNRNHPNFSWSNNQNFMQQPQQQFQQQGAGPFNPFGFQQQFAPRQQLQHPGFQQHNHGVVGQSSNERSELEELRLMVKSQSVSIKTLENQIGQIANALINRPPGTLPTDTEANPGKKEVKEQVQAVTLRSGKVTKDKESATERNKEESDQQVETPVLSSESDSEKTVVDADKKEFNEEASMESAEKSSPKADIGVKQKLPPKLKDPGSFTTPCTIGPLSFDKCLCDLGASINLMPLSVFKKLGLPEPKPTNMYLQLADRSITYPRGIVEDVLVKVDKLIFPADFVILDFEEDKKIPIILGRPFLATGQTLIDVQKGELTMRVQDQSVTFKVFNAMKFPTDEEECFKVEPLEAVEKSEMEQKPRPCTLESVLTGDSDFEDEGGRISEKDIKAEECELLSIQ from the exons atgctcgatgcagcatcaggtggagctctatgggctaagagctatgatgaaGCTTATGAGTTGATTGAGATGATGGCCGCGAATAAATCTAaaaatcctactcagcgtcttcatcaggtcAAGGCAGCAGGTGTtctagatgttgatgctactacagcctTGACTGCTCAAATTAAtgctcttactatgaagataGATTCCTTAGCTAACTTGGGAGTTCAACCACCACCTAATGTTTGCGAGCTTTGTGCGGGTGCACATTCTTCtgatcagtgtgctatatctagtgaatctgctcagtttgtgagcaccTTCCAGAGGTCTCAGCAGCCAGCACCAgccacttatcatcccaataaccggaatcatccgaatttcagctggagcaacaatCAAAATTTCATGCAACAACcgcagcaacagtttcagcagcaaggagctgGACCTTTCAACCCTTttggttttcaacaacaattTGCACCGAGGCAGCAACTCCAACAccctggattccagcaacaTAATCATGGGGTGgttggacagtcttccaacgaaagatcagaattggaagaattaagaCTTATGGTTAAAAGCCAatcggtgtcaatcaagactttggagaatcagatcGGGCAAATTGCTAATGCGTTGATTAATAGACCACCAGGAACTCTTCCTACTGAtactgaggccaatccgggcaagaaggaagtgaaggaacaagTACAagctgtcaccttgaggtccggaaaggttacgaaggataaagaatcagcaacagagcgaaacaaggaagagagtgatcaacaggttgaaacacccgtactctcatctgagtctgatagtgaaaaaactgttgttgacgcTGACAAGAAAGAattcaacgaggaagcaagcatGGAATCAGCCGAGAAGTCTAGTCCTAAAGCTGAtattggggtcaagcaa AAATTGCCTCCGAAACTTAAAGATCCCGGAAGTTTCACAACACCGTGTACCATTGGACCattgtcattcgacaagtgtttatgtgacttgggagctagcattaaTCTGATGCCATTatctgtcttcaagaaacttggttTGCCAGAGCCGAAACCTACAAACATGTacttacaactggctgatcggtccattacatacccgagaggtatagtggaagatgtcttggttaaggtggataagctcatcttccctgctgactttgtcattctagactttgaggaggataagaagattcccatcaTCTTGGGAAGACCGTTCTTAGCTACAGgacaaactttgatcgatgtgcaaaaaggagagcttacaatgcgagttcaagatcagagtgtcacttttaaggtgtttaacgcaatgaaatttccaaccgacgaagaagaatgctttaaggtggagccaCTAGAAGCTGTTGAAAAGTCTGAGATGGAGCAAAAGCCAAGGCCATGTACCTTAGAGAGCGTCTTAACAGGGGATTCTGATTTCGAAGATGAAGGA